GTCATTAATGTGCTGGCTATCGCCATTCCAGTGGCTGTAGCTGTGCTGTTGGGCATTCGTCAGAAGGTCGACTTAGGTAACTGGACGTCTTATTTGCCTCATATTAATGGAGTCATCAATTCTGTAACGTCGGTATTACTGCTGCTCGGTCTTTATTTCATCAAACAGAAAGATATACAGGCCCACAAGCTTACAATGTTGACGGCTTTTACCCTTGGATCGCTGTTTTTGGTAAGTTATGTGTTGTATCATCTGACAAACGACTCAACACCTTACGGAGGACAGGGCTGGATTCGTCCGGTGTATTACTTTTTGTTGATCTCACACATTGTACTTTCTGTAGTGGTTGTGTGGTTTGTACTACGGGCCGTTTACTTTGCCCTCAGCGGTCAGATTCTGAAGCATAAACAGACTGTAAAATATGCCTATCCAATCTGGCTGTACGTTAGTATAACAGGGGTTATTGTGTATTTAATGATCAAGCCTTATTACCTTCATTAATTGGCAAAAAATATGAAAAGTTGGAAAGTTTGGCTTATACTAGCAATGTTATATATTGTAGCTAGTCCCGATTTAATGGCTCAGTGCGCTATGTGTCGCGGAACGGTTGAAAGTACGGTCAGCAATGGCCGGAGTGTTGTGGCGTCAAACCTTAATTTTGGCATTTTATATTTATTATTAGCTCCTTACCTCATTGTTGCTTCGATTGGCTATCTGTGGTATCGGAATAGTAAACAGGAGCATGGAAGACGTCTCGAAATTGCAGGCCGCATTAAGCGGGCTATGTCCCAGGTGTAGAAAGGGGAAAATTTTCAGAAAACCGTTTTATTCGTTACGCGGCTTCGACGACATGTATGAGCATTGCCCACATTGTGGCTTGCGTTACGAAGTAGAACCGGGTTATTTTATCGGAGCCATGTATGTTAGCTATGCTATTTCAGGTGGCGTAGCTTTGGTGGCAGGATTCCTATTATTCTATCTGGCAGGCGATCCTGAAGGCTGGGTATATGCATCGATTATAGCCCCGTTAATGGTTGTCATAGCGCCAATTAATTTTCGAATATCACGCGTGATCTGGCTTCATTACGTAGCCGGGATCAAGTACATAAAAGGGCTTTGAAGGCCCTTTTTTAGTTTAAATACTGGCACTCGTTGACCGCGAATAGGAAAGTCTTGGGCTGTTAGGGAATTTTTTCAGAAAATTTTACCTGGTCATGCAACCCGCTTATAAGTAATTTGCATCTTCTCAACGAACCTAAACGATTATGCTCCGACTTATACCGTTTTTTACGACCGAAGCGCAGTTGATTGCTGCCTTGAAGCGTGGGGAAAGCCGCGCCCATAAGGTCGTATACGAGCGGTATGCCGGTAAAATGCTAGCCGTATGCACGCGCTATTGCGCCAACCGGGACGATGCCGAAGAGGTAATGATCGATGGGTTTATGCGCGTGTTTGAGAAAATTGAGCAGTTTCGGGAGGATGGGAGCTTTGAGGGGTGGATTCGGCGGGTCATGGTAACGGAATCACTGATGTTTTTGCGAAAAAATAAACAATGGCGTCAGGAAGTTTCAATCGACGACGTTACCGTTGAGCCAGACTATGCATGGGCCGATACTGCCGTCAATGAAAATGATTTATTACGAATGGTGAATCAATTGCCCGACGGATATCGTACAGTCTTTAACCTGTATGCCATCGAAGGCTATAGTCATGCCGAAATTGCTGATATGTTAAGCATTTCGGAAGGTACATCGAAGTCACAGTTAAGTCGGGCAAGAATGCTGTTGCAGGCGAATGTAAAGAAATTAGAACAGGAGATCGCTCAGCGTAAATGGTCTGGGCAAGGCGAATATTATGAAAAATCAGTCGGAAAAACAGCCAATCGATGACTTATTTGCCCGGAAACTAGGCAATATGTCATTGCCGCCGAGTGCCGATGGCTTCGAGCGGTTACAGGCACGTATGGGCAAGCGTACACCTGAAGCACGGGTCGTATTCTGGCAAAATCCGACCATACAACGGTATATGGCGGCTGCCGCTTGCTTGGTATTGGTCAGTTTATTTGGCTGGCTTTACTGGCCAACAGGTACTCAGTCGACAGGTGGAGAAAGTCAGGTGGCGACTAATAGACCCCGTAAACAAACAGCTCATCAGGAAGTCAGTCCAAAGCCTGGAATAACGGAAAATACGGAAGAGGGCCAATCAACATCAAGCGAAGCAGAGACTACCGAATCGGGTCTGCCTACACAGGAAGGCCAAGTAGCCCTTGTTGAAAAACCTGCTGTCCAGGTAAAGCAGGCAGATCGCCCGGTTCAGCAACCTGTTAACGGCTATAAACCCAACACAAAGTTTACTCCCTCGACGGCTCAAGAGCCTGTTTTAGCACAGAACAAACCAGTTGAAACGCCTACCAAACAGGATGTTAACACTACTCCGTCGATAGAGAAGCCAACTGGGTCTGAGCAAGTAGCCGACGTCAAGCCAACCACCAAACCTACGGCTCCGGCTGAGCGGGTATTGGTTGTGACAATTGCAGAGCCTGAGGCTTTGGTTGCTGCGCGTCAGGCTGCGAAAGCATCAGTTGAAGAAAAAGCAACTGTAGCTTCTTCTGAAAAGCAGGAGAAAGATCCTAAAGCAACCGGTTTATGGCAGCAGGTAAAACGCTTTAAAGAAGGTGAA
This window of the Spirosoma aerolatum genome carries:
- a CDS encoding DUF420 domain-containing protein: MEVLQPVKEQKANRVINVLAIAIPVAVAVLLGIRQKVDLGNWTSYLPHINGVINSVTSVLLLLGLYFIKQKDIQAHKLTMLTAFTLGSLFLVSYVLYHLTNDSTPYGGQGWIRPVYYFLLISHIVLSVVVVWFVLRAVYFALSGQILKHKQTVKYAYPIWLYVSITGVIVYLMIKPYYLH
- a CDS encoding RNA polymerase sigma factor gives rise to the protein MLRLIPFFTTEAQLIAALKRGESRAHKVVYERYAGKMLAVCTRYCANRDDAEEVMIDGFMRVFEKIEQFREDGSFEGWIRRVMVTESLMFLRKNKQWRQEVSIDDVTVEPDYAWADTAVNENDLLRMVNQLPDGYRTVFNLYAIEGYSHAEIADMLSISEGTSKSQLSRARMLLQANVKKLEQEIAQRKWSGQGEYYEKSVGKTANR